A window of Chitinophagales bacterium contains these coding sequences:
- a CDS encoding efflux RND transporter permease subunit has product MKLTSFFVRNYQFTLVMFLMVVVVSATTLLTMPRAEDPEINPPQYPIIVLYPGTSPKDMEELVVKPIEKKVTELENIKKITTTIEDGVAVLIVEYKYNSDVEAKYQELVREVNALESELPDDIYSIKVNKVSPTDVSILQMALVSENASNEKLKAYAEDLKEQLEKVKSLKRVNYWGVPDQVVRVDMQLDKLAQLKIPINYVIGSIQSEAANIPAGSIRAGTKSFNVKTSGKYKDLEEIRNTVVYSGNGKQVYLKDVAEVGFRYEEEKYITRINGHRCVLVTAAQKSGENISATQDAYRPVIDSFEKKLPANIALIRNFDQADNVSSRLGSLGMDFLIAIGLVLITLLPLGWRASLVVMVAIPLSLGLGIVTMNFLGFSLNQLSIVGFVVALGLLVDDSIVVVENIERWLREGHSRTYAAIEATKQISLAVLGCTATLMIAFLPLVFLPEASGEFIRGLPMAVITSVFASMLVSLTIVPFMASKLLRQHTNPEGNIFLRGLKKIIHGSYSRLLVKALNRPVLTLIIAFALFAGSLAVFGIIGFKLFPTSEKPQFLINVKMPLQSNVDATNEMTRYVESELKKVKEVAFYTSNIGKGNPRIYYNEIPENEKSDYAQIYVQLQKDVKAYEKKKIIDDLRKQFESQPGARIEVKDFEQGPPVEAPVAIRVTGDNLDTLRKLAAQTEALIKSIPGTIYVTNDIGVLKSDLKLKINTDKARGLGIQTADTDKTLRLAVSGFEAGKYTNAEGDEYDIMIGAPKGNYPTLDNFESVYVNNALGTPIPLKQIATLEFESSPSTIKHLDKKRFVMVKAFTSKGVLAGEVNAAFEEKAKSIQWPDGYAYQIAGEAEGEKEAFGGGFMTVVIATVFLFIMVLILEFKTLKSTLIVLSVIPLGIIGGVLMLWVTGNPMSFVAIIGFIGLAGVEVKNSILLVDFTNQLREEGKGLDEAIQIAGELRFLPIVLTSLTAIGGLTPIALNSNPLISPLALVLIGGLISSTLLSRIVTPVVYKLIPPRVK; this is encoded by the coding sequence ATGAAATTGACATCCTTTTTTGTAAGGAACTATCAGTTCACACTGGTCATGTTCCTGATGGTGGTGGTGGTAAGTGCAACCACTTTGCTCACCATGCCCCGGGCGGAGGATCCGGAGATCAACCCCCCTCAATACCCGATCATAGTTTTATATCCTGGAACCAGTCCAAAGGATATGGAAGAACTGGTGGTAAAACCCATCGAGAAGAAAGTGACTGAATTGGAGAACATCAAAAAGATCACGACAACGATCGAAGATGGTGTGGCGGTGCTTATTGTGGAGTACAAGTACAATAGTGATGTGGAGGCCAAATACCAGGAGTTGGTTCGTGAGGTCAACGCCCTGGAGTCGGAATTGCCGGATGATATATACAGTATAAAGGTAAATAAGGTATCGCCTACCGATGTAAGCATTTTGCAAATGGCCCTTGTGTCGGAGAATGCATCCAATGAAAAATTGAAAGCGTATGCCGAGGACCTGAAGGAGCAATTGGAAAAAGTGAAAAGTCTGAAGCGGGTGAACTATTGGGGGGTACCAGATCAGGTAGTGCGGGTGGATATGCAATTGGATAAACTGGCGCAATTGAAGATCCCCATCAATTATGTGATCGGGAGTATCCAGAGTGAGGCGGCCAATATTCCGGCGGGCAGCATCCGTGCTGGGACCAAATCCTTCAATGTAAAGACAAGCGGCAAGTACAAGGACCTGGAAGAAATAAGGAATACGGTAGTGTATAGTGGAAACGGGAAACAGGTTTATTTGAAAGATGTGGCTGAGGTCGGATTCCGGTATGAGGAGGAAAAATACATAACCCGGATCAATGGCCATCGGTGTGTATTGGTGACGGCGGCCCAGAAATCAGGAGAGAATATTTCGGCTACACAAGATGCCTATCGTCCGGTGATCGATTCATTTGAAAAGAAACTACCGGCAAATATTGCCCTCATCCGAAATTTTGATCAGGCGGATAATGTAAGCAGCCGTCTCGGTAGCCTGGGTATGGACTTTCTCATCGCCATCGGGCTGGTGTTGATCACCTTGTTACCCCTGGGATGGAGAGCTTCCCTGGTAGTGATGGTGGCCATTCCTTTATCGCTAGGTTTGGGTATTGTCACCATGAACTTTCTGGGTTTCTCTTTGAATCAGTTAAGTATTGTGGGATTTGTGGTGGCACTTGGCTTGTTGGTGGATGACAGTATTGTGGTGGTGGAAAATATTGAACGATGGCTCCGCGAAGGACATAGTCGTACCTATGCGGCCATTGAAGCCACCAAGCAGATCAGTCTGGCTGTACTGGGATGTACCGCTACCCTGATGATCGCCTTTTTGCCCCTGGTCTTCTTACCCGAAGCCTCCGGTGAATTCATCCGTGGCTTACCTATGGCCGTAATTACATCGGTATTTGCCTCCATGCTGGTGTCTCTCACCATTGTGCCCTTTATGGCGAGCAAATTATTAAGGCAACATACCAATCCCGAAGGAAATATTTTTCTCCGTGGGTTAAAGAAGATCATTCATGGCAGTTATTCACGTTTATTGGTAAAAGCGTTGAACCGGCCTGTTCTCACCCTGATCATTGCCTTTGCCTTATTTGCCGGATCACTGGCAGTGTTTGGAATTATCGGGTTCAAATTATTCCCAACTTCGGAGAAACCCCAGTTCCTCATCAATGTGAAGATGCCGCTTCAAAGCAATGTGGATGCCACCAATGAAATGACCCGGTATGTGGAATCTGAATTAAAGAAAGTAAAAGAAGTGGCATTCTATACCAGCAATATTGGGAAAGGGAACCCCCGCATCTATTACAATGAGATACCCGAGAATGAGAAGAGTGACTATGCGCAGATCTATGTACAACTGCAAAAGGATGTAAAGGCCTACGAAAAGAAAAAGATCATTGATGACCTTAGAAAACAGTTTGAAAGCCAGCCTGGTGCCCGGATCGAAGTAAAGGATTTTGAGCAGGGTCCACCGGTTGAAGCTCCCGTGGCCATCCGGGTTACCGGTGACAACCTGGATACACTCCGGAAGCTGGCGGCTCAAACCGAGGCCCTTATCAAATCTATTCCCGGTACCATCTATGTCACCAATGACATAGGCGTGTTGAAATCCGATCTTAAGCTGAAGATCAACACCGACAAAGCCCGTGGTCTTGGTATTCAGACAGCCGATACTGATAAAACCCTGCGCCTGGCCGTATCCGGATTTGAAGCCGGGAAATATACCAATGCGGAAGGTGATGAGTATGATATTATGATCGGGGCGCCCAAAGGGAATTATCCCACGCTGGATAATTTTGAATCAGTGTATGTAAACAATGCATTGGGTACACCCATCCCGCTCAAGCAAATAGCTACTCTTGAGTTCGAGTCATCGCCTTCTACCATCAAGCACCTCGACAAAAAACGATTTGTGATGGTCAAAGCCTTTACCAGCAAAGGAGTGCTTGCCGGAGAGGTCAATGCGGCTTTTGAAGAAAAAGCAAAATCGATCCAATGGCCTGATGGCTATGCGTATCAGATCGCCGGTGAGGCTGAAGGTGAAAAGGAAGCCTTTGGCGGGGGTTTTATGACCGTTGTCATTGCCACGGTGTTTCTCTTTATCATGGTGCTGATCCTGGAGTTTAAAACCTTGAAGAGTACGCTTATCGTATTATCCGTTATTCCCCTGGGTATTATTGGCGGGGTATTGATGTTGTGGGTTACGGGTAACCCCATGTCCTTTGTGGCCATTATTGGTTTTATCGGGCTCGCAGGGGTGGAAGTGAAGAACTCCATCCTGCTGGTGGATTTCACCAATCAGTTGCGGGAGGAAGGAAAGGGCTTGGATGAAGCGATCCAGATCGCCGGGGAGTTGCGTTTCCTGCCCATTGTGCTTACGAGTTTAACGGCCATTGGTGGTTTAACACCCATTGCACTCAACAGCAATCCGCTGATTTCACCGTTGGCGTTGGTGTTGATTGGCGGGTTGATCTCGTCTACTTTGTTGTCGCGGATTGTGACACCGGTGGTGTATAAGTTGATACCGCCGAGAGTGAAGTAG
- a CDS encoding efflux RND transporter periplasmic adaptor subunit gives MRTFYLFMTLALVLSACSDKKKATTEATANTETVPVKIAPVSSTDQTGSLVLSGILHTEEETKLSFKIGGVIDQIAVEEGQYVRKGQLLASLKSTEIAAQVNQVKLSVEKAERDLQRAQNLYNDSVATLEQLQNAKTGVDIARQNLQQVTFNQQYSRIYAPTDGFIARKISQTGELAGPGTPILIMGSVSPTSKWILSVGAADREWAAMEKGNKATVTLDAFPGKEFQAVVSRKSLAADPVSGSFEVELQVAFGDTRPAIGMFGKARVKPAKAVSGFTIPYEALLEADGKKGYVFVSNDQKTVKRIEVQIGSMDNNQVYIESGLEGFAYVVISGSPYLSDRSSITIIK, from the coding sequence ATGAGGACATTTTATTTATTCATGACCCTGGCCCTGGTGTTGTCGGCCTGTTCGGACAAGAAAAAGGCAACCACGGAGGCAACGGCCAATACGGAGACCGTGCCAGTAAAAATCGCGCCTGTTTCCAGTACGGATCAAACCGGTTCCTTGGTTCTTTCAGGTATTCTGCATACCGAAGAAGAAACAAAACTCTCCTTTAAAATTGGCGGCGTCATTGACCAGATCGCTGTGGAGGAAGGGCAATATGTACGGAAAGGTCAATTACTCGCTTCGCTCAAATCAACCGAGATCGCTGCCCAGGTAAACCAGGTGAAGTTGTCTGTAGAAAAAGCAGAAAGGGACCTTCAACGCGCACAGAATCTTTATAATGATAGTGTCGCTACCTTGGAGCAATTACAAAATGCCAAGACCGGTGTGGACATAGCCCGGCAAAATCTGCAGCAGGTCACCTTCAATCAGCAATACTCCAGGATTTATGCACCCACAGACGGGTTTATTGCCCGCAAAATATCGCAGACCGGTGAACTGGCCGGCCCGGGTACACCTATTCTGATCATGGGTTCAGTATCACCAACCAGCAAATGGATACTTAGTGTAGGCGCAGCCGATCGCGAATGGGCTGCCATGGAAAAGGGAAACAAGGCAACAGTTACGCTGGATGCTTTTCCTGGAAAAGAATTTCAGGCAGTGGTAAGCCGAAAATCCCTGGCTGCTGATCCCGTCTCCGGTTCATTTGAGGTGGAGTTACAAGTGGCCTTTGGCGATACACGTCCTGCCATTGGCATGTTTGGCAAGGCCCGTGTAAAACCGGCAAAAGCAGTAAGCGGATTCACGATTCCCTATGAGGCCCTGTTGGAAGCTGACGGGAAAAAAGGATATGTGTTTGTATCCAATGACCAGAAGACCGTCAAGCGTATCGAGGTACAGATCGGGTCAATGGACAATAACCAGGTGTATATCGAAAGTGGGTTGGAAGGTTTTGCCTATGTGGTCATTTCCGGAAGCCCCTATTTATCTGACCGAAGTTCCATTACCATCATAAAATAA
- a CDS encoding TolC family protein, protein MESGTKTFLLSLFLFGAGVSGMAQTALDRYITEGLAQNLVLKEKQGSLEKSLVALKEAKSYFLPSSSFETQYTLAGGGRAIEIPVGDLLNPVYSTLNQLTSSNNFPQIKNVSEQLAPDNFYDARIKTVMPLINPDIRINRDIKTKQTGLKETEILIYKRELIKEIKTAYYNYLMSGKAIDIYANALVVVNQNLRLNQSLLANGKGLPAYVSRAESEVKQVEAQWQNAKNEQANARAYFNFLLNRSLLDTIEVMDMTWSETFLDPLQSSIEGQSARREELKSLDIARDINADLLKMNKSYRVPRLNTFLDLGAQGFDFKVKDGSLFYIAGLQLQIPLFQGKRNLYKIQQQEIEIKNLALTTSNTQRQLELAAFVSRNNALNAYQNLLASRKQQESAQSYFKLIDRGYREGINGFIELLDARNQLTTSQVQTNILEFKLLSALADLERQTASYPFNQ, encoded by the coding sequence ATGGAATCAGGAACGAAAACCTTTCTGCTAAGCCTTTTTCTTTTTGGTGCAGGAGTTTCGGGTATGGCGCAAACCGCGCTTGACCGGTACATCACCGAGGGGCTTGCCCAAAACCTGGTATTAAAGGAAAAACAGGGAAGCCTGGAAAAAAGCCTTGTTGCCCTGAAAGAGGCGAAGTCCTATTTTTTACCCAGCAGTAGTTTTGAAACTCAGTACACCCTGGCGGGAGGTGGGCGCGCCATTGAGATACCGGTGGGTGATCTGCTAAACCCGGTTTATTCTACGCTGAACCAGCTTACTTCCTCCAACAATTTCCCGCAGATAAAAAATGTGTCGGAGCAATTGGCGCCGGATAATTTCTATGATGCGCGAATTAAAACCGTCATGCCCCTGATCAACCCGGATATCCGTATCAACCGGGATATCAAAACCAAACAGACAGGGTTAAAAGAAACGGAGATCCTGATTTATAAGCGAGAATTGATAAAAGAGATCAAGACCGCCTATTACAATTACCTGATGTCGGGCAAGGCGATTGATATCTATGCCAATGCCCTGGTGGTGGTAAACCAGAATTTGCGTTTGAATCAATCCTTGTTGGCCAATGGCAAGGGACTCCCGGCCTATGTGTCACGCGCGGAAAGTGAAGTAAAGCAGGTAGAAGCCCAATGGCAAAATGCAAAGAATGAACAAGCCAATGCACGCGCTTATTTTAATTTTTTATTGAACCGCTCTTTATTGGATACGATCGAAGTGATGGATATGACCTGGAGCGAAACATTTTTGGATCCGCTGCAGTCATCCATTGAAGGACAGTCGGCCAGGAGAGAAGAATTGAAAAGTTTGGACATTGCCCGGGATATCAATGCCGATCTTTTAAAAATGAATAAATCCTATCGGGTACCCCGGCTCAATACCTTTCTCGACCTCGGCGCACAGGGATTTGACTTTAAAGTAAAGGACGGTTCGCTGTTTTATATCGCGGGACTGCAATTACAGATCCCCCTTTTCCAGGGTAAAAGAAACCTCTACAAGATCCAGCAACAGGAGATCGAGATTAAGAACCTGGCATTGACCACCTCCAATACACAGCGGCAACTGGAGCTGGCTGCCTTTGTAAGTCGCAACAATGCCTTGAATGCCTATCAAAACCTGTTAGCCTCCCGAAAGCAACAGGAGTCGGCACAATCTTATTTTAAGTTGATCGACCGGGGCTACCGCGAAGGCATCAATGGTTTCATTGAGTTGCTGGATGCCCGCAACCAACTTACGACCAGTCAGGTGCAGACCAATATTTTAGAATTTAAACTCTTATCAGCTCTGGCTGATCTGGAACGTCAAACCGCATCATATCCCTTTAACCAATAA
- a CDS encoding TetR/AcrR family transcriptional regulator has product MTITERKQREKEEMRQLILDGAREVFLEKGYEHTSLRNIAERIEYSPGTIYLYFKDKDEVFHALHEEGFRRMLVQMQPLQHVTHPFERLKAMGRVYLEFASKNKDFYDLMFIISGPMKHENVGHEKWEMGNRTLNYLKDVLRDCQAAGYFKGKDVEYLSFFIWSSMHGMCALYCRDRCQAYPDHNANDLMEQGFKVFVEILEKG; this is encoded by the coding sequence ATGACGATCACAGAAAGAAAACAACGCGAAAAGGAGGAAATGCGCCAATTGATCCTCGACGGGGCACGGGAAGTGTTCCTGGAGAAGGGTTATGAGCATACCTCGCTTCGCAATATTGCCGAGCGCATCGAGTACAGCCCCGGTACTATCTATCTGTATTTCAAGGACAAAGATGAAGTTTTCCATGCCCTTCACGAGGAAGGCTTTCGCCGGATGCTGGTACAGATGCAGCCGCTTCAACACGTAACCCATCCCTTTGAACGGCTAAAGGCCATGGGCCGGGTTTACCTGGAGTTTGCCAGTAAAAACAAGGATTTCTATGACCTGATGTTTATTATTTCAGGTCCAATGAAGCACGAAAACGTGGGTCACGAAAAGTGGGAAATGGGTAACCGCACCCTGAATTACCTTAAAGATGTGCTGCGCGATTGCCAGGCGGCGGGCTATTTCAAGGGGAAAGACGTAGAATACCTGTCATTTTTCATTTGGTCCTCCATGCATGGCATGTGTGCATTGTATTGCCGCGACAGGTGCCAGGCCTACCCGGATCATAATGCAAATGACCTGATGGAACAGGGCTTTAAAGTATTTGTAGAGATATTGGAAAAGGGGTGA